A genomic segment from Manduca sexta isolate Smith_Timp_Sample1 chromosome 13, JHU_Msex_v1.0, whole genome shotgun sequence encodes:
- the LOC115453173 gene encoding uridine diphosphate glucose pyrophosphatase NUDT14: protein MEDLNEVYLSPLPDSPYVKPFRFNYTQNGKKKTWDLLEIHDSVAIIVFNITRRVMIFVKQFRPAVYYNCISRQDRESNNIDTKKYPASLGVSLEVCAGIIDKNMPVEQIAKEEVLEECGYDVKVTDLQKVLAYRSGVGVEGAVQYMFYCEVTDDMKTEQGGGVDDEIIEVVEKTIPEIEEMLQSQSILPSPPSMVYALMWFIHHKADKFRK from the exons ATGGAAGATCTCAATGAAGTATACCTTAGCCCACTTCCAGACTCGCCTTATGTAAAACCTTTCAGGTTTAACTACACGCAGAACGGCAAGAAGAAGACATGGGACCTGCTGGAAATACACGATTCTGTCGCCATTATAGTGTTTAATATTACAAGGCGAGTGATGATATTCGTCAAACAATTCAGACCAG CGGTGTACTATAACTGTATTAGCCGGCAAGACCGTGAATCAAATAACATAGATACCAAGAAGTATCCGGCATCTCTGGGGGTATCTCTGGAGGTATGTGCTGGTATCATTGACAAGAACATGCCTGTAGAACAAATAGCGAAGGAGGAGGTCCTTGAAGAGTGTGGATATGATGTAAAAGTTACAGATTTGCAGAAGGTATTAGCATATAG GTCTGGTGTAGGTGTGGAAGGTGCTGTACAGTATATGTTCTACTGTGAAGTGACTGACGACATGAAAACTGAGCAAG GTGGTGGTGTTGATGATGAAATAATAGAAGTTGTTGAGAAAACCATTCCAGAAATAGAAGAGATGTTGCAATCTCAAAGTATACTGCCGAGTCCTCCTAGCATGGTTTACGCTCTAATGTGGTTTATACACCACAAGGCGGACAAGTTTAGGAAGTGA
- the LOC115453467 gene encoding HIV Tat-specific factor 1 homolog, with amino-acid sequence MARQPTSKPGFVIKLSTETVQKLAEEDQQAKAAATVITPEEVVPISEEKDTNDLDNECKSKTDDLEVMNHDNIEDPANDESDNKVKPIDSESPSNVSNDVKTTSQSNLIVKNSEKNSTSNEKSAQSDANGSWGDYAPYITYEGEEAIYTDPTSQQKYTWSKTSNTWEAKADDVPGRVYSYEDDTHIYTEADGSKYFWDVDKKAWIPKVDDDFLAYYQMSYGFVDNKTEEKKDEPEKKEVQKKHEGITMKRKSEPQWFQPAEETNTKVYVSNLPLDINEEEFVNFMQKCGLVERDPSTQKMKVKLYMDKEHNCFKGDALCTYIKIESVDLALKLLDGCEFKGHKVKVERAHFQLKGEYNPALKPKKKKKKELEKIKKMKDKLFDWRPEKFIGERSKHEKVVIIKNLFHPTDFDKEVQLILDYQQDLREECGKCGEVRKVIIYDRHPEGVAQVTMKEPEQADEVVKLINGRWFGKRQITAEIWDGRTKYKIAETDADINQRINKWEKFLEDKEDNKQEKKDVTEVKQGVEDTEHQKHPKEEMKCDEAIDKAD; translated from the coding sequence atggctaGACAGCCAACTTCAAAGCCGGGGTTTGTGATTAAACTTTCCACTGAAACTGTGCAGAAATTAGCCGAAGAAGATCAACAGGCGAAGGCAGCAGCCACTGTAATTACACCTGAGGAAGTTGTTCCTATTTCAGAAGAGAAAGATACCAATGACCTTGACAATGAATGTAAAAGCAAAACAGACGATTTGGAGGTTATGAACCATGATAATATAGAAGATCCTGCAAACGATGAAAGtgataataaagtgaaaccAATCGACTCAGAAAGCCCGTCAAATGTAAGTAATGACGTTAAAACCACATCACAGTCTAACCTTATTGTAAAAAATTCCGAAAAAAATAGTACATCTAATGAGAAATCTGCACAATCTGATGCAAACGGTTCTTGGGGTGATTACGCTCCATACATCACCTATGAAGGTGAAGAAGCAATCTATACGGACCCTACTAGCCAACAAAAATACACATGGAGCAAAACCAGTAACACATGGGAGGCAAAGGCTGATGATGTACCTGGTAGGGTATACAGCTATGAAGATGACACACATATCTATACAGAAGCAGACGGATCTAAATACTTTTGGGATGTTGATAAGAAAGCTTGGATACCAAAAGTTGATGATGACTTTCTAGCATACTATCAAATGTCTTATGGTTTTGTTGATAATAAAACTGAAGAAAAAAAAGATGAACCTGAGAAGAAAGAGGTTCAGAAAAAACATGAAGGTATTACAATGAAAAGGAAAAGTGAACCACAATGGTTTCAACCAGCTGAAGAAACCAACACAAAAGTTTATGTGTCTAATTTACCGCTGGATATAAATGAAGAGGAATTTGTAAATTTCATGCAAAAGTGTGGTCTTGTTGAACGGGATCCTAGTACACAgaaaatgaaagtaaaattgtatatgGATAAAGAACACAATTGTTTCAAAGGAGATGCATTATGTACTTACATCAAAATTGAATCTGTTGACTTAGCTTTGAAATTGTTAGATGGTTGTGAGTTTAAAGGACATAAAGTAAAAGTGGAACGAGCACATTTCCAACTGAAAGGAGAATACAACCCAGCATTAAAAcctaaaaagaagaaaaagaaagaatTGGAAAAGATAAAAAAGATGAAAGACAAACTTTTTGATTGGAGACCAGAGAAGTTTATTGGTGAACGGTCAAAGCATGAGAAAGTTGTAATCATTAAGAATTTGTTCCATCCAACCGACTTTGACAAGGAAGtacaattaattttagattACCAACAGGATTTGCGAGAGGAATGTGGCAAGTGTGGCGAAGTAcgtaaagttataatttatgataGGCATCCTGAAGGTGTGGCACAGGTAACCATGAAGGAGCCTGAACAAGCTGATGAAGTAGTCAAATTAATCAATGGAAGGTGGTTTGGCAAACGTCAAATTACAGCTGAAATATGGGATGGAAGGACAAAGTACAAGATAGCTGAAACTGATGCTGACATTAATCAGAGGATAAATAAATGGGAGAAATTTCTCGAAGACAAGGAGGATAATAAACAGGAGAAAAAGGATGTGACAGAGGTCAAACAGGGTGTAGAGGATACTGAACACCAGAAACATCCTAAAGAAGAAATGAAATGTGATGAAGCTATAGACAAAgcagattaa
- the LOC115453228 gene encoding WD repeat-containing protein 20, whose product MAVQSDSGGKDDLKTQFVTREGIYRLMTLSEYSRPNRVGYSSGSGSSHVRVSLVSLPPGPGGGAPGSDGQGSDDRICFNHGKELYVYVYRGVKKAADLTKPVDKKMYKGTNPTCHDFNTVTMTPDSVSLVIGFSTGQIQLIDPIKKELSKLYNEERLIDKTRVTCIKWVPGSSNLFISAHASGQLYVYNEELTCGTAAPHYQLFKQGDGYSIHTCRTKSTRNPLYRWVIGAEGSSINEFAFSPCNTNLAVVSQDGFLRVFHYDTMELIGRARSYFGGFLCVCWSPDGKYVVVGGEDDLVTVWCFSERRVVARGQGHRSWVSVVAFDPYVISFTDPESEEGVEDDRQKSESVQCYRLGSVSQDTQLCLWDLTEDVLKPPVRARASAHLSPNSQTFSPNGVPGMKVPVKAKTNKIGHKHAELSGNAAGEPSGTKQKTKVNNVATLNISVGKAKEESSGPLAVNSLTQRLAGFSFGERRSEHRRNFSLTKPAEQKTASNSVAMRKSGAGDSYDPLKLIGTASCPRFDECPVLEPLVCKKVAHERLTALLFRAEYLVTACADGCINTWARPARACSSERRRPERGERGERAERGERAERAERIELVD is encoded by the exons ATGGCTGTACAGTCCGATTCTGGAGGGAAGGACGACCTGAAAACACAGTTCGTGACACGAGAAGGAATCTACCGGTTGATGACGTTGTCGGAGTATTCGAGACCTAATCGTGTGGGCTACAGCAGTGGTTCCGGTTCCTCTCATGTACGCGTGTCGCTGGTGTCGCTGCCCCCGGGCCCGGGGGGCGGAGCGCCCGGCTCGGACGGCCAGGGCTCCGACGACAGGATATGCTTTAACCATGGGAAAGAGctttatgtttatgtatacaGAGGAGTTAAGAAG GCAGCTGATCTCACAAAACCAGTGGACAAGAAGATGTACAAAGGCACGAACCCAACATGCCACGACTTCAACACAGTCACGATGACACCGGACAGTGTATCGTTAGTTATAGGATTTTCTACCGGCCAAATACAACTTATAGATCCCATTAAGAAGGAGCTAAGTAAATTGTACAATGAAGAG AGACTGATCGACAAGACGCGCGTGACGTGCATTAAGTGGGTGCCGGGCTCGAGCAACCTGTTCATCAGCGCGCATGCGTCCGGCCAGCTGTACGTGTACAACGAAGAGCTCACCTGCGGCACGGCGGCGCCGCACTACCAGCTCTTCAAACAGGGCGACGGCTACTCCATCCACACCTGCCGCACCAAGTCCACGCGCAACCCGCTATACCGGTGGGTGATCGGCGCCGAAGGCAGCTCCATTAACGAATTCGCCTTCTCACCCTGCAACACGAACCTCGCTGTTGTCTCCCAGGACGGCTTCCTTCGTGTCTTTCACTACGATACCATGGAGTTAATCGGCCGAGCGCGGTCGTACTTCGGCGGGTTTCTGTGCGTGTGCTGGTCTCCTGACGGTAAATACGTAGTGGTGGGTGGCGAGGACGATCTCGTGACAGTGTGGTGCTTCAGCGAACGGCGAGTGGTCGCGCGGGGGCAAGGACACCGCTCGTGGGTGTCGGTGGTCGCGTTCGACCCGTACGTGATCAGCTTCACCGACCCCGAAAGCGAAGAGGGCGTCGAAGATGACCGACAGAAGAGCGAGAGTGTGCAGTGTTACAGGCTAGGTAGTGTGTCGCAGGACACGCAGCTGTGTCTGTGGGACCTGACCGAGGACGTTCTCAAGCCGCCGGTGAGGGCACGCGCCTCCGCTCACCTCTCGCCCAACAGTCAGACCTTCTCGCCCAACGGTGTGCCTGGCATGAAAGTACCCGTCAAGGCGAAGACGAACAAAATCGGGCACAAACATGCCGAACTCAGCGGCAACGCGGCCGGTGAACCTTCCGGCACCAAGCAGAAGACTAAGGTGAACAACGTGGCGACACTCAACATCAGCGTCGGCAAGGCAAAGGAGGAGAGCTCCGGGCCGCTCGCGGTCAACTCCCTGACGCAGCGGCTCGCCGGGTTCTCGTTCGGCGAGCGCCGGTCCGAGCACCGCCGCAACTTCAGCCTCACCAAGCCCGCCGAGCAGAAGACCGCGTCGAACAGCGTGGCGATGCGCAAGTCCGGCGCCGGTGACTCGTACGACCCGCTGAAGCTGATCGGCACGGCGTCGTGCCCGCGGTTCGACGAGTGCCCCGTGCTGGAGCCGCTGGTGTGCAAGAAGGTGGCGCACGAGCGGCTGACGGCGCTGCTGTTCCGCGCGGAGTACCTGGTGACGGCGTGCGCGGACGGCTGCATCAACACGTGGGCGCGGCCGGCGCGCGCGTGCTCGTCGGAGCGGCGCCGGCCcgagcgcggcgagcgcggcgagcgGGCCGAGCGCGGCGAGCGGGCCGAGCGCGCCGAGCGCATCGAGCTGGTGGACTAG
- the LOC115453107 gene encoding translation initiation factor IF-2, mitochondrial isoform X2 produces the protein MHATASQGRSAIRYSPKGGSEVVGIWRNMTVQDVANVLKKDLDHVFKALEFADKTSNIVYKENTVIHNPQVVRDIIKISGCRFKLVANPEKEIEEEENHDAVPAPPPPPEALRPRPPVVCVMGHVDHGKTTLLDSLRDTAVVDTEFGGITQHIGAFEVKLPTGEKVTFLDTPGHAAFTAMRSRGAHATDIVVLVVAADDGVMEQTLESIRMANEAGVPILVAVNKVDKPGVNIERTLRSLAQHGIVCEQLGGDVQAIPVSALKRQNLDTLVEALTLQAQLMELKADPGGYVEGVVLEAQVDPKAGKLATVLVQRGTLRRGCVLVAGAGWGKVRVLKTAEGRTVEEAPPSTPVSVLGWRDLPSAGDQVLEVSSEKHANKVMKWRHNQRMKEKQDSDYEVIEAKTAEYRQEYRAKLMKKRTMGRFRLRPEGPRQKMIQEDTHPTLSVIVKGDVDGSVEAILDILETYDENDKVRLELVHFGVGQVTPNDLEIAEAFDALIYAFNVECAAPLAADAKSKGILVKLHNVIYKLVDDVKDELSLRIPTRQEEEDIGEANVLQHFMVSEGKKKVQVAGCRCSKGTLVRNALYRIIRGGEVVYEGKLASMKHLKDEVNTIKRDMECGLRFEDPTFEVKPGDTVVCYKKVDVNDRTGWDPGF, from the exons ACCATGTGTTCAAAGCGCTAGAGTTTGCAGACAAAACATCCAACATTGTCTATAAAGAGAACACAGTGATACACAATCCACAGGTTGTAAGAGACATTATCAAAATATCAGGCTGCAGGTTCAAACTTGTGGCGAATCCTGAGAAAGAGATTGAAGAAGAAGag AACCATGACGCAGTGCCGGCGCCCCCACCGCCACCGGAGGCGCTGCGGCCGCGCCCGCCGGTGGTGTGCGTGATGGGGCACGTCGACCACGGGAAGACCACGCTGTTAGACTCGCTGCGAGATACTGCTGTGGTGGACACTGAGTTTGGGGGCATTACACAACATATTGGAGCTTTTGAAG TAAAACTTCCCACTGGCGAGAAGGTGACGTTCCTGGACACGCCGGGGCACGCGGCCTTCACGGCCATGCGATCCCGGGGGGCTCACGCTACCGACATCGTGGTGCTCGTGGTGGCCGCTGACGATGGAGTCATGGAGCAGACGCTCGAGTCCATCCGCATGGCGAACGAGGCGGGAG TGCCCATACTGGTGGCGGTGAACAAGGTCGACAAGCCAGGTGTGAACATT GAAAGAACCCTCAGATCTCTAGCCCAGCACGGCATCGTATGTGAGCAGCTGGGCGGAGATGTCCAAGCGATACCAGTCTCTGCCCTGAAGCGTCAGAACCTGGACACGCTGGTGGAAGCTCTGACGCTGCAAGCTCAGCTAATGGAGCTGAAGGCGGACCCTGGGGGGTACGTGGAAGGCGTCGTGTTGGAAGCGCAAGTCGACCCCAAGGCTGG CAAGCTGGCGACAGTGTTGGTACAACGTGGTACGTTGAGACGCGGCTGCGTGCTGGTGGCTGGCGCCGGCTGGGGGAAG GTGCGAGTGCTGAAGACGGCAGAAGGTCGCACGGTGGAGGAGGCGCCGCCCTCCACGCCGGTCTCCGTGCTGGGCTGGAGGGACCTGCCCTCCGCGGGGGATCAGGTGCTGGAGGTCAGCTCGGAG AAACATGCCAACAAAGTGATGAAATGGCGTCACAACCAGCGCATGAAAGAGAAGCAAGACTCAGACTACGAGGTGATCGAGGCGAAGACTGCGGAGTACAGGCAGGAGTACCGCGCGAAGCTCATGAAAAAGAGGACCATGGGACGATTCAGACTGAGGCCAGAGGGACCGCGCCAGAAGATGATACAGGAGGATACGCATCCCACGCTTAGTGTTATTGTTAAGG gcGACGTGGACGGCTCAGTGGAGGCCATATTGGATATTCTGGAGACGTACGACGAAAACGACAAGGTCAGGTTGGAGCTGGTGCACTTCGGGGTGGGACAGGTCACGCCCAACGATTTGGAG ATAGCGGAAGCGTTCGACGCGTTGATCTACGCGTTCAACGTGGAGTGTGCGGCGCCGCTCGCCGCCGACGCCAAGAGTAAAGGCATACTCGTCAAGCTGCACAACGTCATCTACAAACTCGTCGACGACGTCAAGGACGAGCTCAGCCTCCGGATACCCACCAGGCAGGAGGAGGAGGATATCG GTGAAGCCAACGTCCTGCAGCATTTCATGGTCTCTGAGGGTAAGAAGAAGGTGCAGGTGGCGGGGTGTCGCTGCTCCAAGGGGACCCTCGTCCGCAACGCGCTCTACAGGATCATTAGGGGAGGCGAGGTCGTTTATGAAG gTAAACTAGCATCAATGAAGCATCTAAAAGACGAAGTAAACACGATCAAGCGCGACATGGAGTGTGGGCTGCGCTTCGAGGATCCCACATTCGAAGTGAAGCCGGGGGATACTGTAGTATGTTACAAGAAGGTGGACGTCAACGACAGAACCGGCTGGGACCCCGGCTTTTAA